One Diospyros lotus cultivar Yz01 chromosome 1, ASM1463336v1, whole genome shotgun sequence genomic window carries:
- the LOC127787220 gene encoding beta-1,6-galactosyltransferase GALT29A-like isoform X5 — protein sequence MKLSVRLLSVLLIIAAAVTLSCQVDLRYGRFVATQIENYVAVSVKLPAVNETLMKLAAADLGELQLNREIGQLLGGNLPTRGRPRSFLSSAQLRTPKYYSSLPDFRRNLRHWWRSKRFEPEIMSELVSLVMAPIQKRNGFLDSGRKYSSCAVVGNSGILLNHEHGELIDSHEAVIRLNNARTSRFERHVGSKTTISFINSNILHLCALRKGCFCHSYDSNVATVMYICQPTHFLDYTICNSSQRASLIVTDPRFDLLCARIVKYYSLKRFVEKMKQPVQEWGSAHDGNMFHYSSGMQAVMLAAGICDKVGLFGFGKSGLAKHHYHTNQKAELSLHDYEAEYDLYHDLVARPQIQVV from the coding sequence ATGAAATTGTCGGTGAGGCTCCTCAGCGTTTTGCTTATCATCGCCGCCGCGGTGACTCTGAGCTGCCAAGTTGACCTTCGGTATGGTAGATTCGTGGCGACTCAGATCGAGAACTACGTCGCTGTGTCGGTGAAATTGCCGGCGGTTAACGAAACATTGATGAAACTCGCGGCCGCTGATTTAGGGGAACTGCAGCTGAATCGAGAAATCGGGCAGTTATTGGGAGGAAATCTCCCGACCCGCGGCCGGCCCCGGTCGTTTCTCTCGTCGGCGCAGCTCCGCACGCCGAAGTACTACAGTTCGTTGCCGGACTTCCGCCGGAACTTGCGGCACTGGTGGAGGAGCAAGCGGTTCGAGCCGGAGATCATGTCGGAGCTGGTCAGCCTAGTTATGGCTCCAATTCAGAAACGCAACGGCTTTCTGGATTCGGGGAGGAAGTACTCATCCTGCGCCGTGGTCGGCAACAGCGGGATTCTGCTGAACCACGAGCACGGCGAGCTGATTGATAGCCACGAAGCAGTGATCCGTTTGAACAATGCCAGAACGAGCCGTTTCGAGCGCCATGTCGGGTCGAAAACCACCATCTCGTTCATCAACAGCAACATCTTGCACCTCTGTGCTTTGAGAAAGGGCTGTTTCTGCCATTCCTACGATTCAAATGTAGCGACAGTCATGTACATTTGCCAGCCTACTCATTTCTTGGATTACACGATCTGCAATTCTTCTCAGAGAGCCTCACTGATCGTCACCGATCCGCGGTTCGATCTGCTGTGTGCTCGGATTGTGAAGTACTACTCTTTGAAGCGATTTGTGGAGAAGATGAAGCAGCCTGTGCAAGAATGGGGATCTGCTCACGATGGCAATATGTTCCATTACTCCTCTGGAATGCAAGCTGTAATGCTCGCGGCTGGAATTTGTGATAAAGTTGGTCTGTTTGGGTTTGGGAAATCGGGTTTGGCTAAGCACCATTACCATACCAACCAGAAGGCCGAACTGAGCTTACATGACTACGAAGCAGAGTACGATCTTTACCATGATCTTGTCGCCAGGCCGCAG
- the LOC127787220 gene encoding beta-1,6-galactosyltransferase GALT29A-like isoform X4, with the protein MKLSVRLLSVLLIIAAAVTLSCQVDLRYGRFVATQIENYVAVSVKLPAVNETLMKLAAADLGELQLNREIGQLLGGNLPTRGRPRSFLSSAQLRTPKYYSSLPDFRRNLRHWWRSKRFEPEIMSELVSLVMAPIQKRNGFLDSGRKYSSCAVVGNSGILLNHEHGELIDSHEAVIRLNNARTSRFERHVGSKTTISFINSNILHLCALRKGCFCHSYDSNVATVMYICQPTHFLDYTICNSSQRASLIVTDPRFDLLCARIVKYYSLKRFVEKMKQPVQEWGSAHDGNMFHYSSGMQAVMLAAGICDKVGLFGFGKSGLAKHHYHTNQKAELSLHDYEAEYDLYHDLVARPQQYLLA; encoded by the coding sequence ATGAAATTGTCGGTGAGGCTCCTCAGCGTTTTGCTTATCATCGCCGCCGCGGTGACTCTGAGCTGCCAAGTTGACCTTCGGTATGGTAGATTCGTGGCGACTCAGATCGAGAACTACGTCGCTGTGTCGGTGAAATTGCCGGCGGTTAACGAAACATTGATGAAACTCGCGGCCGCTGATTTAGGGGAACTGCAGCTGAATCGAGAAATCGGGCAGTTATTGGGAGGAAATCTCCCGACCCGCGGCCGGCCCCGGTCGTTTCTCTCGTCGGCGCAGCTCCGCACGCCGAAGTACTACAGTTCGTTGCCGGACTTCCGCCGGAACTTGCGGCACTGGTGGAGGAGCAAGCGGTTCGAGCCGGAGATCATGTCGGAGCTGGTCAGCCTAGTTATGGCTCCAATTCAGAAACGCAACGGCTTTCTGGATTCGGGGAGGAAGTACTCATCCTGCGCCGTGGTCGGCAACAGCGGGATTCTGCTGAACCACGAGCACGGCGAGCTGATTGATAGCCACGAAGCAGTGATCCGTTTGAACAATGCCAGAACGAGCCGTTTCGAGCGCCATGTCGGGTCGAAAACCACCATCTCGTTCATCAACAGCAACATCTTGCACCTCTGTGCTTTGAGAAAGGGCTGTTTCTGCCATTCCTACGATTCAAATGTAGCGACAGTCATGTACATTTGCCAGCCTACTCATTTCTTGGATTACACGATCTGCAATTCTTCTCAGAGAGCCTCACTGATCGTCACCGATCCGCGGTTCGATCTGCTGTGTGCTCGGATTGTGAAGTACTACTCTTTGAAGCGATTTGTGGAGAAGATGAAGCAGCCTGTGCAAGAATGGGGATCTGCTCACGATGGCAATATGTTCCATTACTCCTCTGGAATGCAAGCTGTAATGCTCGCGGCTGGAATTTGTGATAAAGTTGGTCTGTTTGGGTTTGGGAAATCGGGTTTGGCTAAGCACCATTACCATACCAACCAGAAGGCCGAACTGAGCTTACATGACTACGAAGCAGAGTACGATCTTTACCATGATCTTGTCGCCAGGCCGCAG
- the LOC127787220 gene encoding beta-1,6-galactosyltransferase GALT29A-like isoform X3 has protein sequence MKLSVRLLSVLLIIAAAVTLSCQVDLRYGRFVATQIENYVAVSVKLPAVNETLMKLAAADLGELQLNREIGQLLGGNLPTRGRPRSFLSSAQLRTPKYYSSLPDFRRNLRHWWRSKRFEPEIMSELVSLVMAPIQKRNGFLDSGRKYSSCAVVGNSGILLNHEHGELIDSHEAVIRLNNARTSRFERHVGSKTTISFINSNILHLCALRKGCFCHSYDSNVATVMYICQPTHFLDYTICNSSQRASLIVTDPRFDLLCARIVKYYSLKRFVEKMKQPVQEWGSAHDGNMFHYSSGMQAVMLAAGICDKVGLFGFGKSGLAKHHYHTNQKAELSLHDYEAEYDLYHDLVARPQTETQCVGT, from the coding sequence ATGAAATTGTCGGTGAGGCTCCTCAGCGTTTTGCTTATCATCGCCGCCGCGGTGACTCTGAGCTGCCAAGTTGACCTTCGGTATGGTAGATTCGTGGCGACTCAGATCGAGAACTACGTCGCTGTGTCGGTGAAATTGCCGGCGGTTAACGAAACATTGATGAAACTCGCGGCCGCTGATTTAGGGGAACTGCAGCTGAATCGAGAAATCGGGCAGTTATTGGGAGGAAATCTCCCGACCCGCGGCCGGCCCCGGTCGTTTCTCTCGTCGGCGCAGCTCCGCACGCCGAAGTACTACAGTTCGTTGCCGGACTTCCGCCGGAACTTGCGGCACTGGTGGAGGAGCAAGCGGTTCGAGCCGGAGATCATGTCGGAGCTGGTCAGCCTAGTTATGGCTCCAATTCAGAAACGCAACGGCTTTCTGGATTCGGGGAGGAAGTACTCATCCTGCGCCGTGGTCGGCAACAGCGGGATTCTGCTGAACCACGAGCACGGCGAGCTGATTGATAGCCACGAAGCAGTGATCCGTTTGAACAATGCCAGAACGAGCCGTTTCGAGCGCCATGTCGGGTCGAAAACCACCATCTCGTTCATCAACAGCAACATCTTGCACCTCTGTGCTTTGAGAAAGGGCTGTTTCTGCCATTCCTACGATTCAAATGTAGCGACAGTCATGTACATTTGCCAGCCTACTCATTTCTTGGATTACACGATCTGCAATTCTTCTCAGAGAGCCTCACTGATCGTCACCGATCCGCGGTTCGATCTGCTGTGTGCTCGGATTGTGAAGTACTACTCTTTGAAGCGATTTGTGGAGAAGATGAAGCAGCCTGTGCAAGAATGGGGATCTGCTCACGATGGCAATATGTTCCATTACTCCTCTGGAATGCAAGCTGTAATGCTCGCGGCTGGAATTTGTGATAAAGTTGGTCTGTTTGGGTTTGGGAAATCGGGTTTGGCTAAGCACCATTACCATACCAACCAGAAGGCCGAACTGAGCTTACATGACTACGAAGCAGAGTACGATCTTTACCATGATCTTGTCGCCAGGCCGCAG
- the LOC127787220 gene encoding beta-1,6-galactosyltransferase GALT29A-like isoform X2, with amino-acid sequence MKLSVRLLSVLLIIAAAVTLSCQVDLRYGRFVATQIENYVAVSVKLPAVNETLMKLAAADLGELQLNREIGQLLGGNLPTRGRPRSFLSSAQLRTPKYYSSLPDFRRNLRHWWRSKRFEPEIMSELVSLVMAPIQKRNGFLDSGRKYSSCAVVGNSGILLNHEHGELIDSHEAVIRLNNARTSRFERHVGSKTTISFINSNILHLCALRKGCFCHSYDSNVATVMYICQPTHFLDYTICNSSQRASLIVTDPRFDLLCARIVKYYSLKRFVEKMKQPVQEWGSAHDGNMFHYSSGMQAVMLAAGICDKVGLFGFGKSGLAKHHYHTNQKAELSLHDYEAEYDLYHDLVARPQGLRLNSWKRRDRRDLTVSITTRMAKLT; translated from the coding sequence ATGAAATTGTCGGTGAGGCTCCTCAGCGTTTTGCTTATCATCGCCGCCGCGGTGACTCTGAGCTGCCAAGTTGACCTTCGGTATGGTAGATTCGTGGCGACTCAGATCGAGAACTACGTCGCTGTGTCGGTGAAATTGCCGGCGGTTAACGAAACATTGATGAAACTCGCGGCCGCTGATTTAGGGGAACTGCAGCTGAATCGAGAAATCGGGCAGTTATTGGGAGGAAATCTCCCGACCCGCGGCCGGCCCCGGTCGTTTCTCTCGTCGGCGCAGCTCCGCACGCCGAAGTACTACAGTTCGTTGCCGGACTTCCGCCGGAACTTGCGGCACTGGTGGAGGAGCAAGCGGTTCGAGCCGGAGATCATGTCGGAGCTGGTCAGCCTAGTTATGGCTCCAATTCAGAAACGCAACGGCTTTCTGGATTCGGGGAGGAAGTACTCATCCTGCGCCGTGGTCGGCAACAGCGGGATTCTGCTGAACCACGAGCACGGCGAGCTGATTGATAGCCACGAAGCAGTGATCCGTTTGAACAATGCCAGAACGAGCCGTTTCGAGCGCCATGTCGGGTCGAAAACCACCATCTCGTTCATCAACAGCAACATCTTGCACCTCTGTGCTTTGAGAAAGGGCTGTTTCTGCCATTCCTACGATTCAAATGTAGCGACAGTCATGTACATTTGCCAGCCTACTCATTTCTTGGATTACACGATCTGCAATTCTTCTCAGAGAGCCTCACTGATCGTCACCGATCCGCGGTTCGATCTGCTGTGTGCTCGGATTGTGAAGTACTACTCTTTGAAGCGATTTGTGGAGAAGATGAAGCAGCCTGTGCAAGAATGGGGATCTGCTCACGATGGCAATATGTTCCATTACTCCTCTGGAATGCAAGCTGTAATGCTCGCGGCTGGAATTTGTGATAAAGTTGGTCTGTTTGGGTTTGGGAAATCGGGTTTGGCTAAGCACCATTACCATACCAACCAGAAGGCCGAACTGAGCTTACATGACTACGAAGCAGAGTACGATCTTTACCATGATCTTGTCGCCAGGCCGCAG
- the LOC127811071 gene encoding uncharacterized protein LOC127811071 gives MGKQGRKQRHQHKASRPRRGAFFNPQGEDQDDELYPIDPPENEEEREQESEKDEEGEGEGPSEDPNDQNHPSSIDIPSKFSLYQQSVQSPKGDITYLQKFFLMYVGGRLPLHLQEDFCGTALLSTEWLRSDSRRTAVGLDLDLEALNWCLENNIVKIGADGYSRISLFHGNVLDPHDARFVKLENPYLIGNVSLNNNEDDGSKAVPLDSTLEGRPSGLTNSKLMKDFLLPARDIICAFNYSCCCLHSRIELVSYFKHARNALSRRGGIFVMDLYGGTSSECELRLQRKFPNFTYVWEQAGFDIVQRKTRISLHFHLQKQQKKLRHAFSYSWRLWSLPEIKDCLEEAGFQSIHFWMRQMPDSDEIRSMEGFGSARDVKYEEVSSFEQQDSWNAYIVGVS, from the exons ATGGGGAAGCAGGGAAGGAAGCAGCGACACCAACACAAGGCTTCTCGTCCGCGCAGAGGAGCCTTCTTCAACCcccaaggagaagaccaagacGATGAACTGTACCCTATTGACCCGCCTGAAAACGAAGAGGAAAGAGAGCAAGAATCCGAGAAagatgaagaaggagaaggagagggGCCAAGCGAAGACCCAAATGACCAAAACCACCCATCAAGCATTGACATTCCTTCCAAGTTTTCACTCTACCAGCAATCTGTGCAG TCCCCAAAAGGAGACATAACTTATCTGCAGAAGTTCTTTTTGATGTATGTGGGTGGGAGGCTGCCCCTTCATCTCCAGGAGGATTTTTGTGGCACTGCTCTTCTTAG TACAGAATGGCTTCGCAGTGACTCAAGAAGGACTGCTGTAGGATTAGATTTGGACCTTGAGGCACTTAATTGGTGCTTGGAAAACAATATAGTAAAAATTGGGGCTGATGGTTATTCAAGAATATCTCTGTTTCATGGCAATGTATTGGATCCTCATGATGCTAGATTTGTCAAACTTGAAAATCCATACCTCATAGGAAATGTTTCTCTGAACAATAATGAAGATGATGGTTCAAAGGCAGTTCCACTTGATTCAACTCTAGAAGGAAGGCCTAGTGGCCTTACTAATAGCAAGTTGATGAAGGACTTTCTATTACCAGCAAGAGACATTATCTGTGCTTTTAACTACAGTTGTTGTTGTCTCCATAGTCGAATAGAGCTGGTTTCATATTTCAAGCATGCCCGCAATGCCTTGTCTAGAAGAGGTGGCATATTTGTCATGGATTTATATGGAGGCACATCATCAGAGTGTGAGCTTAGGCTGCAGAGAAAGTTTCCTAATTTCACG TATGTTTGGGAGCAAGCTGGCTTCGACATTGTTCAGCGTAAAACAAGAATTAGCCTCCATTTTCACCTCCAAAAGCAGCAGAAAAAACTACGCCATGCATTTTCATATAGCTGGAGGCT GTGGTCGTTGCCTGAGATCAAAGACTGCTTAGAGGAGGCAGGGTTTCAGTCCATCCATTTCTGGATGCGGCAGATGCCAGATAGCGATGAAATCAGAAGCATGGAGGGGTTCGGTTCTGCCAGAGATGTTAAGTATGAAGAGGTTTCGAGTTTCGAGCAACAAGATTCATGGAATGCATATATCGTTGGCGTTTCGTAG
- the LOC127809836 gene encoding protein SUPPRESSOR OF K(+) TRANSPORT GROWTH DEFECT 1 codes for MYSNFKEQAIDYVKQAVEEDNAGNYAKAFPLYMNALEYFRTHLKYEKNPKIKEAITQRFTEYLRRAEEIRAVLDDGGAGPAANGSAAVATRSKTKPKDGEGGNGGEDSEQSKLRAGLNSAIIREKPNVKWNDVAGLESAKQALQEAVILPVKFPQFFVGKRRPWRAFLLYGPPGTGKSYLAKAVATEADSTFFSVSSSDLVSKWMGESEKLVSNLFEMARESAPSIIFVDEIDSLCGQRGEGNESEASRRIKTELLVQMQGVGNDDEKVLVLAATNTPYALDQAIRRRFDKRIYIPLPDLKARQHMFKVHLGDTPHNLTESDFEHLARRTEGFSGSDIAVCVKDVLFEPVRKTQDAMYFVKTPDGILVPCGSKQPGAVQTTMQDLAAKGLASKIIPPPISKVDFDKVLARQKPTVSKADLEVHERFTREFGEEG; via the exons ATGTACAGCAACTTCAAGGAGCAAGCAATCGATTACGTGAAGCAAGCCGTGGAGGAGGATAATGCCGGGAACTACGCCAAGGCCTTCCCGCTCTACATGAACGCGTTGGAGTACTTCAGGACGCACTTGAAGTACGAGAAGAACCCTAAGATCAAGGAGGCCATAACGCAGAGATTCACCGAGTACTTGCGCCGCGCCGAGGAGATCAGGGCCGTCCTAGATGATGGCGGAGCCGGTCCGGCCGCCAACGGGAGCGCCGCCGTGGCCACTCGGTCGAAGACCAAGCCCAAGGATGGGGAGGGCGGCAACGGTGGCGAGGATTCCGAGCAGTCTAAGCTGAGGGCCGGGCTGAATTCGGCGATTATTCGGGAAAAACCGAACGTGAAGTGGAACGATGTGGCGGGTCTTGAGAGTGCTAAGCAAGCGTTGCAGGAGGCTGTCATATTGCCCGTTAAATTCCCTCAGTTCTTTGTTG GCAAGAGGAGGCCTTGGAGGGCTTTTCTTTTGTATGGTCCACCTGGAACGGGGAAGTCATACTTGGCAAAGGCTGTTGCAACCGAAGCAGACTCTACATTCTTCAG TGTTTCTTCTTCGGATCTGGTTTCAAAGTGGATGGGTGAAAGTGAAAAACTAGTTTCAAACCTTTTTGAAATGGCTCGTGAAAGTGCACCTTCTATTATCTTTGTTGATGAGATAGATTCCTTATGTGGACAGCGTGGTGAAGGCAATGAAAGTGAAGCTTCTAGACGAATCAAAACAGAACTTCTTGTGCAGATGCAG GGAGTAGGAAACGATGATGAGAAAGTTCTCGTTCTTGCAGCTACAAATACTCCCTATGCTCTAGATCAG GCCATCCGAAGGCGGTTTGACAAGCGTATATACATTCCCCTTCCAGACTTGAAGGCACGCCAGCACATGTTCAAG GTGCATTTAGGAGATACTCCTCACAACTTGACTGAAAGTGACTTTGAACATTTGGCACGTAGAACAGAAGGTTTTTCTGGTTCAGACATTGCCGTTTGT GTTAAGGATGTCCTCTTTGAACCTGTACGGAAAACCCAAGACGCCATGTATTTCGTGAAGACTCCTGATGGTATATTGGTGCCATGTGGATCAAAGCAACCAGGGGCTGTCCAAACTACTATGCAGGATCTTGCTGCAAAAGGGCTTGCTTCAAAA ATCATTCCACCTCCCATCTCGAAAGTGGATTTTGACAAGGTCCTTGCCAGACAGAAGCCAACCGTGAGCAAAGCCGACCTTGAAGTGCATGAGAGATTCACAAGAGAGTTTGGAGAAGAAGGGTGA
- the LOC127813059 gene encoding subtilisin-like serine-protease S, producing the protein MVAKVLAVFFFLKFLVLHGIAITTNTKSARDADGHGTHTASTVAGSQLLDLPSTRLVGLVSAMMPIFSWPWMMQFTMVLTLFLLVGPLPPQTSYLQDAIPIGTFHTFQKGILVSASAGNSFFPGTTSNVVPWILNVAASTIDYEFQSYIYLGNSKMLKDFGLTQPNMKGYYSLIAESVAVAPGVPQKNASFCKNNTLAPTLIKREIVVCEIESNSDSQTEKETFVREGGVVGIILIDPLLLKDVSFQFVIPSTLIGQEQAEEFKAYVAAEK; encoded by the exons ATGGTAGCCAAAGTTCTCgccgtcttcttcttcctcaagttTCTGGTTTTACATGGAATCGCCATCACCACCAATACGAAG TCAGCTCGTGATGCTGATGGGCATGGAACTCACACTGCCTCCACAGTGGCTGGTTCTCAACTGCTAGACCTGCCATCTACAAGGCTTGTTGGTTTGGTATCTGCAATGATGCCGATCTTCTCATGGCCCTGGATGATGCAATTCACGATGGTGTTGACATTATTTCTGTTAGTTGGTCCTTTGCCACCCCAGACGAGTTACTTACAGGACGCAATACCAATAGGAACTTTCCACACATTCCAGAAAGGAATTCTTGTCTCTGCATCAGCTGGGAACAGCTTTTTCCCAGGCACTACATCTAATGTTGTTCCATGGATCCTCAATGTTGCTGCAAGCACTATAGATTATGAGTTTCAATCTTATatttatcttggaaattcaaAAATGTTAAAG GATTTTGGTTTAACTCAACCAAACATGAAGGGCTACTATAGTTTGATAGCAGAAAGTGTTGCAGTAGCCCCAGGAGTTCCCCAAAAGAATGCAAG CTTCTGCAAGAACAATACTTTAGCCCCTACCTTAATCAAAAGGGAGATTGTGGTCTGTGAGATTGAGTCAAACAGTGATAGTCAAACAGAAAAGGAGACTTTTGTAAGAGAAGGTGGTGTTGTGGGGATAATACTCATAGATCCACTACTTTTAAAAGATGTCAGCTTTCAGTTCGTGATTCCAAGCACGTTAATTGGTCAAGAACAGGCAGAAGAATTTAAAGCTTATGTAGCAGCAGAAAAGTAA
- the LOC127791577 gene encoding pentatricopeptide repeat-containing protein At2g27610 has translation MVLKHVRKASPTKIHRTFESFHQLQNWFPTKSFRRSQVVAIELETTPGGIESAGFCGGRHPFDEIPQRSLSDNNHLLFKFSRNNLYVQALNLFMVTHHSGLQMDGSTLSCILKVCGCLSNQIIGEQVHSHCIKSGFLGDVSVGTSLVDMYMKTANVVDGRNFFDEMKDKNVVSWTSLLAGYSWNGLVDQAMEIFFQMKTEGFTPNPFTFAAVLGALADDGAVNKGTQVHSMIVKNGFALTTVVGNSLINMYSKSGMIRDARAVFDNMENRDAVSWNCMITGFVTNGLDVEALELFYDMRLTGIKLTQMIFATITKSCGSLKELGFTRQLHCQVLKNGFAYDLKIRTALMVVYSKCHEMDDSLRLFCTMQGLWNVVSWTAMISGYLQNGEEEQAVKLFCQMRREGVGPNHFTYSAVLTAHPTVSLFQIHAQVIKANYENSPSVGTALLDAYIKIGNTSEAAKVFGVIEEKDIVAWSAMLAGYAQIGDTEGAVKIFLQLAKQGVWPNEFTFCSVINACASPAAAVEQGKQFHASSIKSRYSSALCVSSALVTMYAKRGNIESANQIFKRQQERDLVSWNSMISGYAQHGCGKMALKVFEEMRENNIEMDNITFVGVISACTHAGLVDEGKKYFDMMVKDLHIDPTMEHYSCMVDLYGRAGMLEKAMNLINRMPLPVDATVWRALLAACRVHMNLGLGKLAAEKIISLQPQDSAAYVLLSNMYAAAGKWQERAKVRKLMEERKVRKEAGYSWIEVKNKTFSFIAGDNSHPLSDRIYLKLEELHIRLKDAGYLPDTNFVLQDVEDEHKEAILSQHSERLAIAFGLITTSPGTPIQIVKNLRVCGDCHAVIKLISMIEGREITVRDSNRFHHFKGGLCSCDDYW, from the coding sequence ATGGTTCTAAAGCATGTTAGAAAAGCCTCACCAACTAAAATCCACCGAACTTTCGAATCTTTTCACCAATTGCAGAACTGGTTTCCTACCAAATCTTTCAGACGATCACAAGTTGTTGCCATCGAGCTTGAGACTACACCGGGAGGTATAGAATCTGCCGGTTTTTGTGGGGGACGCCACCCGTTCGATGAAATTCCCCAACGAAGCCTTTCAGACAACAATCATTTGCTGTTCAAGTTCTCCCGCAATAATCTCTATGTCCAGGCACTAAATCTCTTTATGGTTACTCACCATTCTGGCTTGCAGATGGATGGGTCTACCCTTTCTTGTATTCTGAAGGTCTGCGGATGCCTGTCCAATCAGATTATTGGTGAACAAGTGCATTCTCATTGCATTAAATCTGGGTTCTTGGGGGATGTTAGTGTTGGGACTTCTCTTGTTGATATGTATATGAAAACTGCGAATGTTGTAGATGGGAGgaatttttttgatgaaatgAAGGACAAGAATGTGGTGTCTTGGACTTCATTGCTTGCAGGTTATTCATGGAATGGCTTAGTTGATCAGGCAATGGAAATATTTTTCCAGATGAAAACAGAGGGATTCACCCCTAATCCGTTTACCTTTGCTGCTGTTCTTGGAGCTTTGGCAGATGATGGTGCAGTTAACAAGGGAACTCAAGTACACAGCATGATTGTTAAAAATGGTTTTGCATTGACTACAGTCGTAGGTAACTCTTTGATTAATATGTATTCGAAGTCAGGGATGATCAGAGATGCCAGAGCTGTGTTTGACAATATGGAGAACAGAGATGCAGTTTCCTGGAATTGCATGATTACTGGTTTTGTGACAAATGGTCTTGATGTGGAAGCTCTTGAACTATTTTATGACATGAGACTCACTGGTATAAAGCTTACGCAAATGATTTTTGCTACAATTACTAAGTCATGCGGCAGCCTTAAAGAACTGGGTTTTACAAGACAGCTCCATTGTCAGGTTCTTAAGAATGGGTTTGCTTATGATCTCAAAATCAGAACAGCACTTATGGTTGTTTATAGTAAATGCCATGAAATGGATGATTCTTTAAGATTGTTCTGTACAATGCAGGGGCTTTGGAATGTGGTGTCATGGACAGCCATGATTAGTGGTTACTTGCAGAATGGGGAAGAAGAGCAAGCAGTGAAGCTTTTCTGCCAGATGAGGAGAGAGGGTGTTGGACCAAATCATTTCACTTATTCAGCCGTCCTTACTGCTCATCCTACTGTTTCTCTCTTCCAAATCCATGCACAAGTGATCAAAGCAAATTATGAGAACTCACCTTCAGTAGGCACTGCACTTCTAGATGCTTACATTAAGATAGGTAATACCAGTGAAGCTGCAAAAGTTTTTGGAGTTATAGAAGAGAAGGACATTGTAGCATGGTCTGCAATGCTAGCTGGATATGCTCAAATTGGAGATACTGAGGGAGCTGTTAAAATTTTCCTCCAGTTAGCAAAGCAGGGGGTTTGGCCAAATGAGTTTACCTTCTGCAGTGTCATCAACGCATGTGCTAGTCCTGCTGCAGCAGTGGAGCAGGGAAAACAGTTTCATGCGAGCTCAATTAAATCAAGATATAGTAGTGCCCTATGTGTAAGTAGTGCTCTTGTTACCATGTATGCAAAAAGAGGGAACATTGAGAGTGCAAACCAAATTTTCAAGAGGCAGCAGGAGAGAGACTTAGTTTCATGGAACTCGATGATCTCAGGATATGCACAACATGGCTGTGGCAAGATGGCTCTTAAAGTATTTGAGGAAATGCGAGAGAATAACATAGAAATGGACAATATAACATTTGTAGGTGTAATTTCTGCCTGCACTCATGCAGGGCTAGTTGATGAAGGTAAAAAATACTTTGATATGATGGTCAAAGATCTTCACATTGATCCAACAATGGAACACTATTCATGCATGGTTGATCTATATGGTCGAGCTGGAATGCTTGAAAAAGCCATGAATCTCATAAACAGGATGCCACTCCCAGTGGATGCAACTGTTTGGCGTGCTCTTTTGGCAGCTTGCCGTGTTCATATGAATTTGGGTTTAGGTAAACTTGCTGCAGAAAAGATAATTTCACTTCAGCCACAAGACTCAGCTGCATATGTCCTGCTATCAAATATGTATGCAGCAGCAGGAAAGTGGCAAGAAAGAGCCAAGGTGAGAAAATTGATGGAGGAGAGGAAGGTAAGAAAAGAAGCTGGGTACAGCTGGATTGAGGTGAAGAACAAGACATTTTCATTCATAGCTGGTGATAATTCACATCCCTTATCAGATCGTATTTATTTAAAACTCGAAGAGTTACATATAAGATTGAAGGATGCAGGATATCTTCCAGATACTAATTTTGTGCTACAAGATGTTGAAGATGAGCACAAAGAAGCTATTCTTTCTCAACACAGTGAGAGATTGGCCATTGCTTTTGGATTAATTACCACTTCCCCTGGTACTCCAATTCAGATTGTGAAAAATCTTCGAGTTTGTGGTGACTGTCATGCTGTAATCAAGTTAATATCTATGATTGAAGGGAGAGAGATTACTGTTCGAGATTCAAACAGATTTCATCATTTTAAAGGAGGTTTATGCTCTTGTGATGATTATTGGTGA